The following proteins come from a genomic window of Diadema setosum chromosome 20, eeDiaSeto1, whole genome shotgun sequence:
- the LOC140243702 gene encoding uncharacterized protein isoform X2, which produces MVYQYEGFLSDRECAGLMKVHQQHVSDLSAVDPLICFDGIDTLRKHLKDANRDISVSLKDFTEGTTCLNSSFSSQLKSFLTWSYSTAFYPGESKFSTIFEERVFQATGLSPTNGGKFQITSYPQGIGYKTHTDCILDNADKRDRFATILVYLQDVKEGGETQFPELGVSVKPKRGRAVVWNNMDATGYCEPQSVHKAAAVINGHKFILQRWYYHESFFQLGKRPPQADIPAREPGQAKVNCDEYEHGSCRWYDEWNYDHIIDYQLKKSSLH; this is translated from the exons AT GGTTTACCAGTACGAGGGATTCTTATCAGACAGAGAGTGCGCTGGTTTGATGAAGGTCCACCAGCAGCACGTGAGCGACCTGAGCGCTGTGGATCCCCTCATCTGCTTTGACGGCATCGACACCCTGAGGAAACATCTGAAAGATGCCAACAGAGACATCTCGGTCTCGCTCAAGGATTTCACAGAGG GAACCACCTGCCTCAACTCCAGTTTCTCCTCACAACTCAAGTCTTTCCTGACGTGGTCCTACAGCACTGCTTTCTATCCCGGGGAGAGCAAGTTCTCCACCATTTTTGAAGAGCGGGTCTTTCAAGCAACCGGTCTCAGTCCCACCAATGGGGGAAAATTCCAGATCACTTCCTACCCACAGGGGATAG GATACAAGACACACACAGACTGTATCCTTGACAACGCAGACAAGAGAGACAGATTTGCCACCATCTTGGTCTACCTCCAGGATGTCAAGGAGGGCGGGGAGACCCAATTCCCAG AGTTGGGCGTGAGTGTGAAGCCGAAGAGAGGACGAGCTGTTGTGTGGAACAACATGGATGCCACAGGATACTGCGAGCCTCAGTCAGTGCATAAGGCAGCGGCCGTCATCAATGGACATAAATTCATCCTTCAGAGATG GTATTACCATGAGAGTTTTTTCCAGCTTGGAAAGAGGCCTCCCCAGGCAGACATTCCGGCCAGAGAACCGGGGCAGGCCAAGGTCAACTGCGATGAGTACGAGCACGGCAGCTGCAGGTGGTATGATGAATGGAACTACGACCACATCATCGACTATCAGCTGAAGAAGAGCAGTCTCCACTGA
- the LOC140243702 gene encoding uncharacterized protein isoform X1 — protein MPKPVKRSGKGPKREHAPRTEQDRASSGSGRAKGRGAVAENKCVRIAAVMFLPVLFGVFGLIMFPPSLNSGESNVTNASGSRGNNRTIVEQVVPNSGQSGPSPAESASIGGEGERKARSVKSKSDSAGQSQNKQTNKSQKQKKKEKGSSKTADDQTSLQKEKLDKVTTDFQPSYLEHLDIHQVVVEGRTIVPTELTKDKPNSPVKVYQYEGFLSDRECAGLMKVHQQHVSDLSAVDPLICFDGIDTLRKHLKDANRDISVSLKDFTEGTTCLNSSFSSQLKSFLTWSYSTAFYPGESKFSTIFEERVFQATGLSPTNGGKFQITSYPQGIGYKTHTDCILDNADKRDRFATILVYLQDVKEGGETQFPELGVSVKPKRGRAVVWNNMDATGYCEPQSVHKAAAVINGHKFILQRWYYHESFFQLGKRPPQADIPAREPGQAKVNCDEYEHGSCRWYDEWNYDHIIDYQLKKSSLH, from the exons ATGCCGAAACCAGTAAAACGCTCCGGGAAAGGGCCAAAGCGGGAGCACGCACCACGAACCGAGCAGGACCGGGCGTCCAGCGGCTCCGGCCGGGCTAAGGGGCGGGGTGCCGTGGCGGAGAATAAGTGCGTGAGAATTGCTGCGGTGATGTTTCTACCAGTTTTGTTTGGTGTGTTCGGGCTCATTATGTTTCCACCGTCACTGAACTCTGGAGAGAGTAATGTCACAAATGCAAGTGGTTCCAGAGGTAACAACAGGACTATAGTGGAGCAAGTTGTACCAAATTCAGGGCAAAGCGGACCGAGCCCTGCGGAGAGTGCATCGATTGGTGGAGAGGGCGAGAGGAAGGCTCGCTCAGTTAAGTCCAAGTCTGACTCGGCAGGACAGTCACagaataaacagacaaataagagtcaaaagcaaaaaaagaaagagaaaggttCTTCAAAAACAGCTGACGATCAAACATctttgcagaaagaaaaacTTGACAAAGTTACCACAGATTTTCAGCCATCATATCTGGAACACCTTGACATTCACCAAGTGGTTGTGGAAGGAAGAACAATAGTGCCAACAGAGTTAACCAAAGATAAACCAAACTCACCTGTGAA GGTTTACCAGTACGAGGGATTCTTATCAGACAGAGAGTGCGCTGGTTTGATGAAGGTCCACCAGCAGCACGTGAGCGACCTGAGCGCTGTGGATCCCCTCATCTGCTTTGACGGCATCGACACCCTGAGGAAACATCTGAAAGATGCCAACAGAGACATCTCGGTCTCGCTCAAGGATTTCACAGAGG GAACCACCTGCCTCAACTCCAGTTTCTCCTCACAACTCAAGTCTTTCCTGACGTGGTCCTACAGCACTGCTTTCTATCCCGGGGAGAGCAAGTTCTCCACCATTTTTGAAGAGCGGGTCTTTCAAGCAACCGGTCTCAGTCCCACCAATGGGGGAAAATTCCAGATCACTTCCTACCCACAGGGGATAG GATACAAGACACACACAGACTGTATCCTTGACAACGCAGACAAGAGAGACAGATTTGCCACCATCTTGGTCTACCTCCAGGATGTCAAGGAGGGCGGGGAGACCCAATTCCCAG AGTTGGGCGTGAGTGTGAAGCCGAAGAGAGGACGAGCTGTTGTGTGGAACAACATGGATGCCACAGGATACTGCGAGCCTCAGTCAGTGCATAAGGCAGCGGCCGTCATCAATGGACATAAATTCATCCTTCAGAGATG GTATTACCATGAGAGTTTTTTCCAGCTTGGAAAGAGGCCTCCCCAGGCAGACATTCCGGCCAGAGAACCGGGGCAGGCCAAGGTCAACTGCGATGAGTACGAGCACGGCAGCTGCAGGTGGTATGATGAATGGAACTACGACCACATCATCGACTATCAGCTGAAGAAGAGCAGTCTCCACTGA